Proteins encoded within one genomic window of Streptomyces kaniharaensis:
- a CDS encoding MarR family winged helix-turn-helix transcriptional regulator yields MPGRQTSIDTIQRELTAFARRARHKASQLHPDLSLVTYSILDLITERGGCRAADVAAYFMLDKSTVSRQVTALEKLGLLRREADPDDQRGQILRATDAGLTLLRDANEQRRISFTARFTDWSDEDVARFADYLARYGSEG; encoded by the coding sequence GTGCCCGGCCGCCAGACGTCGATCGACACCATCCAGCGCGAGCTGACCGCCTTCGCCCGCCGCGCCCGGCACAAGGCCTCCCAGCTGCACCCCGACCTCTCTCTGGTCACCTACAGCATCCTCGACCTGATCACCGAGCGCGGCGGCTGCCGGGCCGCCGACGTCGCCGCGTACTTCATGCTCGACAAGTCCACCGTCAGCCGCCAGGTCACCGCCCTGGAGAAGCTCGGCCTGCTGCGCCGCGAGGCCGACCCGGACGACCAGCGCGGCCAGATCCTGCGCGCCACCGACGCCGGGCTCACCCTCCTGCGGGACGCCAACGAGCAGCGCCGGATCTCCTTCACCGCCCGCTTCACCGACTGGTCCGACGAGGACGTCGCCCGCTTCGCCGACTACCTCGCCCGCTACGGCTCCGAAGGCTGA